The Calothrix sp. PCC 7507 DNA segment AGATCCTTCAGCTATTTTCGTGATTTTTATCACCTCCTTATGGCCGACAATTATTAACACTGCCCTAGGAGTTTCCAGCGTTTCCAAAGATTATTTAGACGTAGCACGAGTGCTAGAAATGCCCCGGTGGCGACAGATTACCAAAATTATTTGGCCTGCAAGTTTGCCCTACATTTTTACAGGTTTGCGAATTAGTTTAGGGATTGCGTGGCTAGTAATTGTTGCCGTGGAAATGCTCACAGGTGGTGTTGGTATCGGCTTTTTCGTCTGGGATGAATGGAGCCGTTTAAACCTCAGTTCAGTCTTCCTAGCCGTCTTAATAATTGGTGTCACTGGACTAGTTTTAGATTACGCAGTGGGCAAACTGCAAGAATTAGTAACCCGCCGTCCTACACCCTCAAATTAGTTAGCAGTCTATCGCATTAATTTCTGCGAGATCCCCGACTTCTACCCTGCGGGAAGTATCTGTAGAAATATCTGTAGTAGGGTGGGCAATGCCCACCATCTCCAGGTTTTGGTGGGCATTGCCCACCCTACTTAATATTCCACACCCACAAATATATTTTCTGCACACATCTGTGATGAAAAAAAATTGAGACTTGTATCAACAACAAGCCGAAAAAAATGGTCAAAATCAATGAATAACGCCGACAAAAATCAGTGGAATCGACGGGAATTTCTTTTAGGTATGGGAACAACAGCCGCAGGAATGGCGCTGTCTTCCTGTGCCATTTCCGGAGACAGATCAGCCAAAGGACTAACTGAAGAAGCGTTAGCTATTAAACCAGTGGTGAGATCCCAAGACTTAGAAAAGCCCGATCTCACTGTAGGATATGTTCCCGTTAATGATTGTGCGCCATTTGCGATCGCCTGGAAAAAAGGCTTCTTCCGCAAATATGGTTTAAACGTCAAACTCAACCGCGAAGCCAGTTGGGCTACATCCCGCGATGGCGTAATTTTTGGTCGATTGGATGCCTCACCAGTCGTATCAGGTGCCGTCACAAACGCCAGAATCGGTGCAGAAGGCGCACGCCACGCCTCCTTATGTGCCGCAATGACAATTCATCGCCACGGTAACGCCATGACGATGAACAAAGCCATGTGGGATTTTGGGCTGCGTCCCTGGTACGAATATCAACAAAACTATGGTGATGGCGCATTAGAAGCCTTTGGGCGCGATTTTCGCGGCTACTTTGACAAGCAGCCCCCAGAACGCAAAGTTTGGGCGGTAGTCCTAAGTTCTGCCATTTACGAATACTTTGTCCGCTACCTATCTGCTGCCGCAGGTGTTGATCCCCTCAAAGAGTTTCGCGTCATCATCGTTCCACCTCCCCAAATGGTGACAAACGTCCGCATTGGTGCGATGCAAGCCTACATGGTAGCGGAACCTTGGAATACTAGAGCCATTAAAGGTAATGAAGGTATTGGCTTTACCTTCGCCCAAGGTAAAGAAGTCTGGTTAGGACATCCAGACAGACTATTAGGAGTGATGGAATCTTTCATTGACAATTATCCTAAAACCTACCGTTCCCTGGTCAAGGCGATGATTGAAGCCTGTCAATATTGCAGCAAACCAGAAAATCACCAAGAAGTTGCTGAACTGCTGACAGAACGCTCCTTTACTGGTGCAAAACCCAAAAAGCCTGGTGCCCCCATCACGAAGTTTACAGGGCCAGGAATTTTGGGTAATTACAATTATGGTGGGTTTGATGGCAAAGACCGCACTATCAAAGCTGCTGACACCACAATTTTCTATGACATCCCTGACAACCTGCCCAAACAGCCAGGAGAACATTCCACATTTCTCTGGAGATCCCGGAGTATCTGGTTAATGACACAGGCGGCTCGCTGGGGACAAATCAAAGAAATTCCCAGAAATGCCCATAAAATCGCCGAAGCAGGCTGGAGAACAGACATTTATCGAGATATAGCGACTGAAATGGGCATTGAGTGTCCCCAGGAAGATTACAAAGTAGAACCAGCAGAAGTCTTCATTGACAAAAAAGCCTTTGATCCTAGCGATCCAGTTGGCTATTTAAATAGTTTCGCCATTAGAGCCAACGCTCCCTCTAACTTTTTCATGTCTTAGATGGGGATTGGGGATTGGGGAGATGAGGAAGAAATAATTAATGACAAATGATAGGAGAATTTAATTATGAACTATACATCATTACCAATTAATACTGATAACCAAGTTATGCCGCGTACTGGATTCCTAGAAATTGAAAATTTAGTCAAGTCTTATCCGACACCAGATAAAGATAATTTTGTGGTTCTTGATGGCGTTAATCTTACGATTGATGAAGATGAATATATTTCTGTAATTGGACACTCTGGTTGTGGGAAGTCAACCTTATTAAAAATTATTGGTGGTTTTGAAAAAGCAACTTCCGGTTCAGTGCGCCTAGACGGGCAAGAAATTCGGAAGCCGGGGGCAGACAGAATGATGGTATTTCAGAATTATTCCCTATTACCTTGGTTAACAGTTAGAGAAAATGTCCGATTAGCCGTGGATGAAGTGTTAAAAAATGCCAATCGTGCCGAGAAAATTAGCATTGTGAACGAACACTTGGCAATGGTAAACTTAACGGCGGCAGCTGACAAATATCCTGATGAAATTTCTGGAGGTATGAAACAGCGAGTAGGAATTGCTAGAGCCTTGGCAATTCGCCCAAAAATGTTGCTGATGGATGAACCATTTGGGGCTTTAGATGCCTTAACTAGAGGTAAATTACAGCGGCAAGTCTTAGATATTTGGGAAAATCATCGGCAGGCAGTGATGATGATTACCCATGATGTAGATGAGGCAATTTATATGTCCGATCGCATCGTATTAATGACTAATGGGCCAGCGGCAACAATTGGGGAAATATTAGAAGTGCCATTTTCTCATCCACGCGATCGCGCTACCATGCGAAACTCTAAAGAATATTTTGAACTCCGCAACCACGCCCTGAATTTTCTCGATCGATATTTCACTCAAGATGAGTAAATTAGACTATCATTGTTTTTTAGTGGGTAGCCTAATTCAAATCCTGTCAAATGAGATTTGGAACGGAGGAACCAATGTTTGGGGCTAATCTTATGAGAGACACCTTCCAGTCTTAGCCCGTCAGCTAACTCCGTCGGCAATGGAAGGAACCTCCAAAACCTTGGCTGTTGTAATACCAGCTGCAATTGGGGATTCCTTTACCGAATTTAAGATTTGAAGTTTTGGTTATCGTTACTCAATCTAAAATCCAAAATCTAAAATCTAAAATTAGGTACCCTACTTCTCGTTAGTAATTCATTTAATTTGAGGAGAAGTGAAAGCTGTGAAAATCAAGCCAATGTTAGTTCGTCTACAAAGCACATTAGGACGTAACGACTTAACTGAGCAAATGGTATTGCTCCCAGAGCCGAACAAACCTCAAACGGCAGAATCAGTTAACTTAATCGTAGCTTATGATGCTTCTCCTAAAAGTCACGCCGCCCTAGACATTGCTTTCTGGATTGCCCACCAAACCCGTTTAGCCACCAACGCCCAAGTCACAGTCCAGGCCGTTTATGTGGTAGAAGAAAATTACAATAATCAGTATCCGGATATTTATCATTCAGCAAAATATCTACCGACATTAGAGTGTCCAGTCAGCAATTTATCAAAATCTGTTACATCCGTATTAACACAACCTAAACTGAGTGCAATTACACCACAATTACAAGATAAGTTGTTAGCTCCCCTCCAAGAAGCCGACAGAATTATCTGGCAAGCACGAAGTCTAGCTGAGGAATGGCAGGGTTCCTTTAAATCTCATCTACGGTTTGGTGATGTTGGTACAGAATTGAGAAAAGTCGTGGAATTAGAAGCTGCTGATATTCTATTTCTCGGCTGTAGATCAGTCAATCATCCGATTATCAAGACACTAGGTGCCGATTTTCCTAGTGCTGTATTAGGTATTCCCAATTGTATAGATGACTAATGACTGCATTAATACAGCTTGACGTCAATAAATCAACCATCCGAGAAAGCATATAAGCCCAGAAGTCACCTTGATGTAGGTGGCTTTTTTCGCCAATATGCAAGCCGTGAAACTTCAAGAGGTATGATGTGGAAAACTGGCAAGCAATCTTTAGCGTGATCACTTTTATCAGCGTCATTATTTTAGTAATGACGGAATGGGTGCATCTCACTATTGCAGCTTTTTTAGGCGCATTGTTACTAGTTTTTGCCAATGTCATGACTTTACAAGATGCTATGGGATACATCGGCAGAAGTCATGGCACACTGGGCTTGTTCTTCGGTGTGATGGTATTAGTGCGAGCATTTGAACCTACCAAAATCTTTGATTATTTAGCCACTCAAATGGTGCTACTAGCTAAAGGAGAAGGTAAGCGTCTACTACTTGGTATTGTGGCTATTACTACCCCTATTTGTGCAGTTTTACCAAATGCCACAACAGTGATGTTATTAGCACCTTTAATTCCGCCAA contains these protein-coding regions:
- a CDS encoding ABC transporter substrate-binding protein, whose amino-acid sequence is MNNADKNQWNRREFLLGMGTTAAGMALSSCAISGDRSAKGLTEEALAIKPVVRSQDLEKPDLTVGYVPVNDCAPFAIAWKKGFFRKYGLNVKLNREASWATSRDGVIFGRLDASPVVSGAVTNARIGAEGARHASLCAAMTIHRHGNAMTMNKAMWDFGLRPWYEYQQNYGDGALEAFGRDFRGYFDKQPPERKVWAVVLSSAIYEYFVRYLSAAAGVDPLKEFRVIIVPPPQMVTNVRIGAMQAYMVAEPWNTRAIKGNEGIGFTFAQGKEVWLGHPDRLLGVMESFIDNYPKTYRSLVKAMIEACQYCSKPENHQEVAELLTERSFTGAKPKKPGAPITKFTGPGILGNYNYGGFDGKDRTIKAADTTIFYDIPDNLPKQPGEHSTFLWRSRSIWLMTQAARWGQIKEIPRNAHKIAEAGWRTDIYRDIATEMGIECPQEDYKVEPAEVFIDKKAFDPSDPVGYLNSFAIRANAPSNFFMS
- a CDS encoding universal stress protein, with amino-acid sequence MLVRLQSTLGRNDLTEQMVLLPEPNKPQTAESVNLIVAYDASPKSHAALDIAFWIAHQTRLATNAQVTVQAVYVVEENYNNQYPDIYHSAKYLPTLECPVSNLSKSVTSVLTQPKLSAITPQLQDKLLAPLQEADRIIWQARSLAEEWQGSFKSHLRFGDVGTELRKVVELEAADILFLGCRSVNHPIIKTLGADFPSAVLGIPNCIDD
- a CDS encoding ABC transporter ATP-binding protein → MNYTSLPINTDNQVMPRTGFLEIENLVKSYPTPDKDNFVVLDGVNLTIDEDEYISVIGHSGCGKSTLLKIIGGFEKATSGSVRLDGQEIRKPGADRMMVFQNYSLLPWLTVRENVRLAVDEVLKNANRAEKISIVNEHLAMVNLTAAADKYPDEISGGMKQRVGIARALAIRPKMLLMDEPFGALDALTRGKLQRQVLDIWENHRQAVMMITHDVDEAIYMSDRIVLMTNGPAATIGEILEVPFSHPRDRATMRNSKEYFELRNHALNFLDRYFTQDE